The genomic interval GCACCATGGGAGCATGAGGACTGATGTTCCTCAGCAGGTACATCATAGGCGCCAGGACACCTCCTGTCCGAGCACACATGGAGCCAATACCGATCCCGTTTTGTCTGTGAGGTAGAGATTATAACGTTATATATAATGTTATTACATCTAACCACAAATCTCTGATCTCAACCAGCAATTATGACAATAAATCATTATTAGGTTGTTATGACAATAGTGGGGCGATGGTAGCTCAGTCACTAAGAGAAAtggtctttcaactggaaggttgtgggttcattTCCTTGTTACGCAAGTCTACAAACTCTGATATGTCCTTGGGCAAAGACACTTAACTATAGTGTAAAACCACCTTTGTGTGGTCATCTAGACTAGAAAagttctatataaatacagaccttttGCACAGTCTAGCtcatatgtttgtgtttaataaGTTAGGCATAACAAGTTCGCCTTGCTTTACTAACAAAGTCTCATTTATTACATGAAATGAACTAATGCATACATCCTAATATGACTTCTGTATGCTGCAGTTACTACTCCTTCAATTACTGTGGTGGACTCGACATTGTTAATATTAATTCACATGCATCAAAATAGTCCTTTTATGAAAGTTATTCATAGCAGTAAGCAGATATACAGATGACGGTTATTTCTTTGATATTCAAAACATTATAAACCATCCACCAGCTTTATCCTTCACACGAGGACATAGGGCGATAgtcggggtcacaccctggacacttcgccagtccatcacagtgacaaacaaccatccactctcactctcacacctacagtcaaattacagtgtccaatttacctaatccccatatggggattaggtaaattggattTAAATCATATAATGAGCATTGGCTGTAAGAACTGTGTGGTTGAAAATGCCACTTTCTTATTATAAAAGGCTTCTAAATGTTAAGGCAGGATCATATTAACCAGGGAGTTTTTAGTCATAAACCTCTGAAAACCATGCAACTTGACTCACTGACATGGGTATAGAAGAGAAGAACTGATGAGACACATTCATTATGTTCTATGTTTCtcttattttgtcttatttaattgttttattgtcttatCCTGTGTCACTCTTAAGTGTTCTTATGTTCTATCTCTCCCCTCTTGATTTGACTGTCACGCACTAGGAAACGTCCTATATGAATATGTTTATGATTAAGATTATTTATGGCAGGAACATGAAGGTTGACTCACCTGACCACAGTGGGGAACACCTCAGCGGAGTAGACATAAATAATGGACAGAGAAGCTGTGATACCAAACTTCCCAATGATAGCCAGGACGGTTTTGATGACAGATAAATCtagagaagaaaagaggcaCAAAGAGAAGGGACTTCTGAGGTTCCCACAGCGAAAACTAATCACTTTTTTCACAAAGATTACACGgctactttatttataaagttaGTAAACATGTTGGTCTCAAGTCGCTAGTAGGTAGGTGTTCTTCAATAGAATTATGGCACATAAAGAATTATCCAATAAGAAGCCTGGTTACGGGTGAGCTCTGTGAACTTCCtgttgcaaaacctcaacatggcaccAGTCAAATCCAAATCTCAAGACTTCAAACCTGGAGTTATCCTGGATCACTACTGACATGTGTCCATACCAGAGGGGATGAAGACGGTCAGCAGGCAGGCGGTCCCGCCAACAGCGAGGAAAGCCAGCTGGGAGATCTTGCGGGATCGGTTGAGGGTGAACAGGGTGATGGTGCGTGCAGGCATCTCTACCAGGCCAAAGACCATCTGGGTCAGATAGATGTTCATGCCAAAGTCAGAGATGTTGAGGGACAGGCCATAGTACACCAGCACATTGACAAACCTGAGACAGGTGGAGAAGAAAGTAATTCATGTTTAATCTGTTTACCAGATTaaagaaattacattttacgATAACGCACATTGTTATAACGTATTAGGGCCAaatatgaaaaggaaaaaaaaacaaaacggacCCCGGtttgtaatattttgagaaaaaagttgcagatttatgaaatcaaaagtacatttaatctcataaatctaaAGCCGTCGTACTAATATGCCGTCGTACTAATACGCCGTCGTACTAATGCGCCGTCGTACTAATGCGCCGTCGTACTAATACGCCGTCGTACTAATGCGCCATCATACTAATACGCCGTTGTAATAAAGAGAGCagatgaaagaaacaaaaaagataCTCACCAGAGATAGAAAACAATCAAAGACTGCTTCCTCATTTTAGGGGTACGAAGAAGATCTATGCatgagtgttttttcttcacctctgttttctctgtatttTCATACCCCTGGTGAAACAGTGAGTACGACAGTGAGTACAGTGTGGAGTCCTTGGTGATCGGGTCATAAGGTCTAATATACACAGTGATGTTGCATGTGATTAAAGCATTGATTCAAAGTAGTAACAGTTTCCTCAGATaagtcatgtgtttgtttaccaCAGTCCACTGGACTTTTCTCaattgttaaatttgaaaataaatggtaaatgttttttttatttcggccacacggttggtgcagcggttagcactcttgtctttgcagaacaaaacaaaaacatgcaacatggggaGTCGGTCAATTgatcactctaaattgaccataggtgagaatgtgagagtgaatggttgtttgtctctatatgtgtgtgtgtggccctgcgatggactggtgctctgtccagggtgtgactccgcctattgccctgtgtcagctgagattggcacagcagccccaaGACcattatgtggaggataaagtggtagaagatggctGGTcggtatttatatagcacttttctagtcttgatgaccactcaaagctgctttacactacagttttgccattcacccattcacacccattcccCCACTGCAGGCACAGCCATGtacagctgctgtaacaatgcaaatttccTTATCTTATTGTCTTATCTTATTCAGAGCAATGTTGGGTTAAGCATcctgcccaaggacacatcggagCCGGGAATTAAACCTGTGTCGTTATTAGTCTtacgaacgataggtgatgagttgatggtgcaGGAAGAAACCCCTCTGTCACGGGACTCATACCAAACATAAAGGATTTAATTTGGTTATAAGTCAAGCATCAAACCAAGTGCTGCAGCAGCTTGGGagaatgtgtatgtgtctctgaACAATTCTGCCTGCGTAGGAGCAGGTCCATACTTTTAAGGGTTTCTGTCACATCCTCTTCCTACACAAACATGATCGTAAATGTTAGAGAATCAATAACAGGTTTGACCTCGGGACCCCTTAGTTCCAATATAAGTATCTGTGTTTCTTCAAAAAGCCTTATCTAGGTCTGGTCCAGGATTGGCccataaatgtgttgtaaaaACTGTCCTGGGTAATGCTTGTGACCCCCATGAGTCATTTCCTAGTTACTTTTTAATGCACTGAAATGCAGCTGAGTCTGATGCTACACATACATCTACTCTTCAATGTAAACATATTGTACATGTGAACCCAAACTCTGTCCCATCCTGAGGATGCAATGAGGTTTCCATCTTAAACATATTTGAGACTGAAtgtagctgtgttaatgttaatgtgttcatctaagtcagatacttCAACCGTAACCTTCAACTCGTGCTgccactgatctacagttgaaTTATCTGGGTTTATTTCGATGAAAGAACTCAATTGAAGTGCAATATGTACTATTCCAGTACCACTGCTACTTGGTTTCCAGGAGCAGGTGGTGGAGTGCAGGTGGAGTTTGGCTTGTGACTGTGAAAGCACAGCTTGTAAttgtcatttattaatattgtaGTTTAGCATCAGAAGCTAAAACTATGCTTCATGATCTGTTGTGTGCCTCTGAGGGAAGCTGCTTTGTAGTCAGAGTTGTGTATTCCCATTTCCATATCAACAGAAGTTCCCTCTGCATTAACATGACCATATTTAAGTGTAACAGCAGCTACAGTACCCTATGTTGTAAATCCACTGAATCCCTCTGTGGTGACTATGCACGGGAGTATAATACTTCATTTTTGATAGTTGTTGTTACGCTTGGACAGCATTGGATTTCATATTGTTCTGTTCAGCTATAGTTTGAAGCTAAATATTTAGCAACATgcattgtaattatttttgctTATTAGCCTGGAACCATATCTCATATTTCACTACCGCCACTGCTGACTTGGGGAAGAAGCTGCTGTTGATGAAGGACTTATGTTAAAAGACTTTAATCAATGTAAGCATGCATATGTCAGATGTAGCAACAAGAGACAAAGACCTTTGTATTATCTTTGTTGCTTCCATCTAATACATGTTTGTTGATATCGACAAACTGGTGCAGCTGTACCTTACACATCTCCAGATCTTTGGCGAGGGGCTGCCCGTTCACGTGTGCAGCTTTCTGGATCAGCTCCCACGCTTCCTCTTTCCTATCATTGGCCATTAACCAGCGAGCAGACTTTGGTAACACCCTTTAAATGTAAGGATTAACAGGTAACCttctgttaaaaacaaacacagacaaacacctAAAAATATCCTCTAGCTGAGGTCTGGAACCTCATAATGTCAAACAAGTGAATCTGGTTGAGTATGTAAGTCCATTAAATATGTGcatgaacatgtttgtgtcaaCTCTACTTGTTTTGCAAGGTTCCAAacaagctgagctgatactaaaatgtgaggtcgacagactgccggccactgattggtcagagtcatgagcgcgacgttcAACActagaatcaaagccaacaatgtcaaACTGTAGATAAGTTGTAGTTACTGTAGATAAGTTGTtaattcaaacactgatggaTTCCATATATCATCATCAACTGTCCACAGACCAAGACATCTTCTCAATTATGGCTCACACTACTTTCCACTCACCAGATGTAGAAAATGAAGAGGAATCCAGGcgctgaaatggtgagctgcagTTTGCGCCAGTCTCTTATGAGGTACGCCACACCAGCCAGCAAAATGTAACCAACACCAAAGAAGTAGTCCGTTATTATACCGGCCAGCATCCGATGCTTAGATCCCGTCCATTCTGTGCCTACATGGGACAGGGGTCACACATCAGTCTGAGTATACAGACAATAATACagttatacgtgtgtgtgttgggacaGGACATAAACCTGCTACATTTTAAAGTATTTCAAACAGGgttaaactgatttatttgtcaatTGGCTTTAAATAACACTGACCATGATTCTGCGCAATATTACAGGGATACACATGAACTGTTATCCCTAACTTTGGTCCAAAATTGCTGGATCCTACAGTTCTTCACAGTGCTGTCCACTGTGCTATGTATGTTATCACTGCAGAGTGTAAACGTAAGAAATAACACACTAAGTGATAATTTAGTACTCTTCTTTATCAGTAAAATGATGGACTGACACAGAGGCTACTTTCATATTactatattttcatttgaaaatggctTTTGAGGATACAAATCTGTAGGTGGTAATCTACATTTATAATAACACAGCTAAAATGTACATCAGTTGACCACTTGGTTGCACAGACTAAAAGTGAAACACAGAGTTTTCAAAGCAAATTGGAGCCAGCTGTGTTTTTACATGGCAGTCTTATTCTGTGAATGGCAGTTATTTCTGCAGCAGAATGAATATGGGTAGATAGTATGTTTCTACCCATGCGAGCCAGCCAGAAACAAGGAGGCTCACTATCTTTATCTCACCATTTAACAGCTATTTCCAAGTGGAACcctaaagctccagtgtgtaacttctgtgaCTTACCGACCATTACTCTCACCATTCTctttgaacatttgttttggtgTCTACCTCACaaatgtttcagagaactgggaTGACTGAACCTAAAGTTCACTGTGAACACCTGATTATTCGTCTTTGCTAGAAGAAATTGCTTTCAAAACAATTTCAATCCTTTAAATCTATTTACTCAGTGCTTTAAAtgtcaataatcaataaatgatACAACAATCTAGCAAGCTGTTTAAAGTTTTCACAGCACACTGACCTAGGACAAATGCATTTATTATGACTCCAGAAACAGATGTTCCAACCATAAAGCGAAAGGCAGTGTAGATGTAGAAGTTAGGGGCGAAAGCAGCACCAACACCAAACACAGCCTGAGTGGCCAGATTGACGAGGATGATGGTCCTGCGTCCGTACCTGGAACAAGAGAAGACATTTGCCAAGTTGGTGATTCAATCTAAAAAAGGATTAtttgtaaaattgtaaaatgtatttGCTCAGAATTAGAGGTCGAGCGATACAGATTTTCTACGGCTGatgctgaattttagaaatcagggcagacaattgataataataattgatccCCAATGTTTTTGGCCCATATATTGAGGCCGGGGCCACACGGtgagtgtagtggttagcactcttgcctttgcagcaagaagaccaagTTTTTTCAAAAGAAGCAaagtattaaataaatgaaacatttaaacagtgacTTAAGAAACATTTATAATATGGCAGGGGATTGCTTACTTATCAGCTAAGCTTCCGAACACTGCAGCTCCTACAAGTAGGCCAAACATGTAGAGGGAGGAGCCCACGTTGTTCATGGTGGCACTATCACAGACCAGGTCCCACTGCagggaacaaaaacaatcagTCAGGTCAAAAGAATTTGGAAACTCCATCGGCTCAATAAGTCTCCTTTCTTTGGTAAGTCTGGGGGAACCAAACCCTGGGGTGTTTGTGCTTTGGATATAATTAGTTTGAGTAGAAGTAAATGCAGTCTGAGACCCCTGATGGGAACCAAAGAAAGGAACTTGAAAGAGCTGGTCCTAGACTGCTTGTAAGTGAACTCTGGAGCTGGTCATTCACATCAATCACAGGCAGTGGAGCATTTCCTTGGTGTCCACAAAccataaatgaaaatgatgatcagTGAATGAACTCATGACTGAAACTGATCCTGTTGAAGTCCATAAGGGTTGGTGTGATAGTTTGCTGTTATGGTAGAGTTTTCCTTGGTCTACCTGTTGGACATGTGTTGCTAAGTACACCagtggtttctttcttcttcaggacATTCCAAATGCTTGTACTGGCAATGGCCAATGTTTGTGCAATGGCTCTCattgatttttcatcttctctcAAATTCACAATTGCTTGTGTTTCACCCATAGACAGCGCTCTGGTTTTCATGTTGGTTCCACTTCTAAATGCAGTCTGTACATGCAAAACCTGTCCTACCCAATCTGAAACTGAGCGTAGACATTCAGTGCTATTTATTAGAATAAACCATGTAATAGgacacacctgtcagtcacaggttcacacacttttgctcacatgaaaaatggaTGAGTTTAAACAAAAGGTGCCATCTTCTGCatgttgtgtatcagatccagtTTGAGGAGTACCTgaattcaaatattttcagatttccatgtgttagacattgttgaaatcacactttcagaatctgtaaataactaaTAATGACTTCTTCTCTGCCCTGCAGTCGTTTCAAGCCAAACAACTGGTTGGATACTTGGCCTGATCACTGGGACTCGCTAAAATCCTTTCCCAGTGGTGTGCAAGCTTTCTGTGAACCTGGACACTCCCCTACCAACGTCAGTGGCCTGTGGAAGGCTCATTGCAGGACTTGTCTTCAGAGGAGTGAGGTTGAATTCTCACACATGTGAAAAGCAGCTTCTTCTTAAGATGAACACAtatcttttcacttttttcaagTTATCCTTGTGCCATTGAAAGAGAGACTTTGTCCACACACTGGGAGGTTCACAGCATTACTGGAGAGGAAGCTAGTTCAAGTTGTTGGGGATCAACAATagtggcaataatttgattgttaaaataaaaatgaaaaaaaaaaataaaacattttagatttttttttattaaatattttgaattaaatgtgaattaatttcaaatcggggcaccaccctgaaaataaggaaaagacaatcaatatatgcctttaaaaatgtattataagaactggatagagctccgccccgttggctccgttcattcctatggagttgctcacccagTGCATATATGCCAAAAAAAGTTtgacttcctggtttatttctggGTCGTGCGGCCCATAGAGCATgtgcagtagtgttactcccataatgcATGATGGGAGTTACACTACTGACTTGCGCAAGTGGATTTCATGAATACCAATGGCACGTTTACTTCAggctttaaaccatggatttgtaaatgaatgtcaaaacCAACGATAATGAATACAGTAAActgaaaagtataatgacgtcattacaggttaaaatgatcaatttaatggtTCATTTAACTGACCGTGGcagtatgaatccacacagcagctcgttaatacatcgataataagtttgaaaataaatcctaatGAGTGAcgaataaataacaaaaacctgTTTTATTGTACGTGTGTGAAACTGtgaagtaacacacacacgcgtcacGTTACGAAGTAACTCACCTCAGTTACTACGGTACTTTTGAAAGTCTCGGTGCTGTAGTCCCAGCCACCTTGGCACCTCCCAGTAGGTTGTCTATTAGTAGTCTCAGTAGTCACAGAGTCACTGTGGTTCAGGGAGAATGTGCAGGACAACTCCGGCCGTCCATCAGGGACTGTCACAAGGCTGAAGTTGGAAAAGGCTGGAGCTGCCGCCGAGGGCCGCGTGGAGCCGCATAAATGAGGGGGGGCGGCCCCGGTGAACACTGAGACCAGCATGTGGAACGCAAGAAAGATTTGAGGTAGACAGATCCACACATACAAGGTTTTCTGGAACCTTCCAAAACCTCCAATATGGCAGAGAATTTCATCAAAATTCATTTCTGCTGTCATTTGCAGAAATGCAGAAAACACCGAAGCTGTGAGAAGAACAATGGAAGTAATCTGAGACGTCACTCAGACACACTCAGACGCACTcagacacagtcagacacagtcagacacactcagacacactcagacacagtcagacacactc from Solea solea chromosome 17, fSolSol10.1, whole genome shotgun sequence carries:
- the si:dkey-119m7.4 gene encoding organic cation transporter protein, with the translated sequence MTAEMNFDEILCHIGGFGRFQKTLYVWICLPQIFLAFHMLVSVFTGAAPPHLCGSTRPSAAAPAFSNFSLVTVPDGRPELSCTFSLNHSDSVTTETTNRQPTGRCQGGWDYSTETFKSTVVTEWDLVCDSATMNNVGSSLYMFGLLVGAAVFGSLADKYGRRTIILVNLATQAVFGVGAAFAPNFYIYTAFRFMVGTSVSGVIINAFVLGTEWTGSKHRMLAGIITDYFFGVGYILLAGVAYLIRDWRKLQLTISAPGFLFIFYIWVLPKSARWLMANDRKEEAWELIQKAAHVNGQPLAKDLEMCKGYENTEKTEVKKKHSCIDLLRTPKMRKQSLIVFYLWFVNVLVYYGLSLNISDFGMNIYLTQMVFGLVEMPARTITLFTLNRSRKISQLAFLAVGGTACLLTVFIPSDLSVIKTVLAIIGKFGITASLSIIYVYSAEVFPTVVRQNGIGIGSMCARTGGVLAPMMYLLRNISPHAPMVLCGVCPLLGSALTLLLPETANKPLPDTIEDIEGTRLSEEDGGVQPIICETQQHQEKLTNNSNTSVSCQGS